From Salinirubellus salinus, the proteins below share one genomic window:
- a CDS encoding DUF7500 family protein: protein MSREDEEGVLGPEELDIERSERAARLSDGRFVIAADADESPDPPDPAEMGDPPAAGDGPAGTSALERVQDADTAHGFVVAARFGDASSETSVFADDLGQVFRSLLLWYAAGVDPSSPPEEVLGVLLRASGLTVRYPPGTLARLVAAHDLTPEDDIADLLAAVSEEGVNVE, encoded by the coding sequence ATGAGTCGAGAGGACGAGGAGGGCGTCCTCGGCCCGGAGGAACTCGACATCGAACGCTCCGAGCGGGCCGCGCGGCTCTCGGACGGTCGGTTCGTCATCGCCGCCGACGCCGACGAGTCGCCCGACCCCCCGGACCCGGCCGAGATGGGCGACCCGCCGGCCGCTGGCGACGGCCCGGCCGGCACATCGGCACTCGAGCGGGTTCAGGACGCCGACACCGCCCACGGGTTCGTCGTCGCCGCCCGGTTCGGCGACGCCAGTAGCGAGACGTCCGTGTTCGCCGACGACCTCGGGCAGGTGTTCCGCTCGCTGTTGCTCTGGTACGCCGCCGGCGTCGACCCGTCCAGCCCGCCCGAGGAGGTGCTCGGCGTGCTCCTGCGGGCCTCCGGGCTCACGGTCAGATACCCACCGGGGACCCTCGCACGGCTCGTCGCCGCACACGACCTGACTCCCGAGGACGACATCGCCGACCTGCTTGCGGCCGTCTCGGAGGAGGGCGTCAACGTCGAGTGA
- the cheY gene encoding chemotaxis protein CheY, with product MGHTVLIVDDSAFMRNLLQQLLDGEHEVVGEAENGVEAVELYRELDPDVVTMDVVMPIRDGIEATTAIKEADPDSRVVMCTSVGQEEKMRAAVEAGADGYITKPFQKPNVLEAIADVAPAKV from the coding sequence ATGGGACACACCGTACTGATCGTCGACGACTCCGCGTTCATGCGGAACCTGCTCCAGCAACTGCTGGACGGGGAGCACGAGGTCGTGGGCGAGGCCGAGAACGGCGTCGAGGCGGTCGAGCTGTACCGAGAACTGGACCCCGACGTGGTGACGATGGACGTCGTGATGCCCATCCGAGACGGCATCGAGGCGACGACGGCCATCAAGGAGGCGGACCCGGACTCCCGCGTGGTGATGTGCACCAGCGTGGGGCAGGAGGAGAAGATGCGTGCGGCCGTCGAGGCCGGCGCGGACGGGTACATCACCAAACCGTTCCAGAAGCCCAACGTCCTGGAGGCGATAGCCGACGTCGCTCCCGCGAAGGTCTGA
- a CDS encoding chemotaxis protein CheC, whose protein sequence is MAVDLDSLGTVTRLADAGATAASASLSALTGIETEVDVTRVRVSTAEDVRRTLAEPFVGVRIGFDGGLAGETLLWFDPACANRVVESLLPDADEADSRAGLQEVGNITISGFIDGWADYLGETIDITPPEFVEREGADAGVAGPLGGLLDDTAADTFVFESELRGVGEDLSFRIFMFPTPESVAGSPFAGVPVDRLGQFNALVEDGARQATANMSAMTGIDAEVAVSTLTFVPIESIPGHLDGDVRVGTVLEFGGPPEGYIAILFDEPSAEGVVEALMPGAEGEGFEGMRQSAIQEIGNVLTSGFVDGWANALETTIDISPPQFVHDMGPAILDPLAATLAATQDHAFLVESEIRTPERAFGCEVYALPKERDLERALETLPTAAD, encoded by the coding sequence ATGGCTGTCGACCTCGACTCGCTGGGGACGGTCACCCGGCTGGCCGACGCCGGGGCCACGGCCGCGTCCGCGTCGCTCTCCGCGCTCACCGGCATAGAGACGGAGGTGGACGTCACCCGCGTCCGGGTGTCGACGGCCGAGGACGTCCGGCGAACGCTCGCGGAGCCGTTCGTCGGCGTCCGCATCGGGTTCGACGGCGGCCTCGCCGGCGAGACGCTGCTCTGGTTCGACCCGGCCTGCGCCAACCGGGTGGTGGAGTCGCTCCTGCCGGACGCCGACGAGGCCGACTCCCGGGCCGGCCTGCAGGAGGTCGGCAACATCACCATCTCCGGGTTCATCGACGGCTGGGCGGACTACCTCGGTGAGACCATCGACATCACGCCGCCCGAGTTCGTCGAACGCGAGGGGGCCGACGCGGGGGTCGCCGGACCGCTCGGGGGACTCCTCGACGACACGGCGGCGGACACCTTCGTCTTCGAGAGCGAACTCCGCGGGGTGGGCGAGGACCTCTCGTTCCGCATCTTCATGTTCCCGACGCCGGAGAGCGTCGCGGGCTCCCCGTTCGCGGGCGTGCCGGTCGACCGACTCGGACAGTTCAACGCACTCGTCGAGGACGGGGCGCGTCAGGCCACCGCCAACATGAGCGCGATGACGGGTATCGACGCCGAGGTGGCGGTGAGCACGCTCACGTTCGTCCCCATCGAGTCCATCCCGGGCCACCTCGACGGGGACGTGCGCGTGGGGACCGTACTGGAGTTCGGGGGCCCCCCGGAGGGGTACATCGCCATCCTGTTCGACGAACCGTCCGCCGAAGGGGTCGTGGAGGCCCTGATGCCGGGCGCCGAGGGCGAGGGGTTCGAGGGGATGCGCCAGTCCGCCATCCAGGAGATCGGCAACGTCCTCACGAGCGGGTTCGTCGACGGCTGGGCGAACGCGCTGGAGACGACCATCGACATCTCGCCGCCGCAGTTCGTCCACGACATGGGGCCGGCCATCCTCGACCCGCTGGCGGCCACGCTGGCGGCCACACAGGACCACGCGTTCCTCGTCGAGTCGGAGATACGGACCCCGGAGCGGGCGTTCGGCTGTGAGGTCTACGCGCTCCCGAAGGAACGGGACCTGGAACGGGCACTCGAGACACTGCCGACCGCCGCCGACTGA
- a CDS encoding chemotaxis protein CheD has product MRVYGSAAETAPVDATDDPQTIRVGIAEFRTAATGERLRSSGFGSCVGVALSDRAAGVAGLAHVMLPEASDPDRPGKYANTAVPALVEALRQQGATDLRAKLAGGSDMFEFSSADGSIGERNVEAAEAALERAGVPVVGRDVGGDHGRSLTLEVDSGALLVASAASGDLLL; this is encoded by the coding sequence ATGCGGGTCTACGGCTCGGCGGCCGAGACGGCGCCGGTCGACGCCACCGACGACCCCCAGACGATACGGGTCGGCATCGCGGAGTTCCGGACTGCCGCCACGGGTGAGCGGCTCCGCTCGTCGGGGTTCGGTTCCTGTGTCGGCGTGGCGCTCTCCGACCGTGCGGCCGGCGTCGCCGGGCTCGCCCACGTGATGCTCCCCGAGGCGAGCGACCCCGACCGCCCCGGCAAGTACGCGAACACGGCCGTCCCGGCGCTCGTCGAGGCCCTGCGCCAGCAGGGTGCCACCGACCTCCGGGCGAAACTCGCGGGCGGCAGCGACATGTTCGAGTTCTCCTCGGCGGACGGGAGCATCGGCGAGCGGAACGTCGAGGCCGCCGAGGCGGCGCTCGAACGCGCCGGCGTCCCCGTCGTCGGCCGGGACGTGGGCGGCGATCACGGCCGGTCGCTCACGCTGGAGGTGGACTCGGGTGCCCTCCTCGTCGCCTCGGCGGCCAGTGGCGACCTGTTACTCTGA
- a CDS encoding DUF7521 family protein gives MPLTGPLYLLFSATNVTAGLLVAGLSARAYHRTQKVSMLHLAVGFTLVAAATLATVASLELAAAPLGRQVLLVEGAISTVGLLFVVYSVVTHT, from the coding sequence ATGCCACTCACTGGACCGCTCTACCTGCTGTTCAGCGCCACCAACGTCACCGCTGGACTGCTGGTGGCTGGCCTCTCGGCCCGCGCGTACCACCGGACCCAGAAGGTGTCGATGCTCCACCTCGCGGTGGGGTTCACGCTCGTCGCGGCGGCGACGCTCGCCACCGTCGCCAGCCTCGAACTCGCGGCCGCGCCGCTGGGCCGGCAGGTCCTCCTCGTCGAGGGAGCCATCTCGACCGTCGGGCTGCTGTTCGTCGTCTACAGCGTCGTCACACACACGTAA
- a CDS encoding RAD55 family ATPase produces the protein MQQVKTGVPGLDEVLDGGLVKNAAVLVSGNPGTGKSILCQQFVYNGVEQFDEDGLYLSFEETRDDIQEAAESVGLEHWGEYVEEGHIKVYDKRDLLQEADFSSTLDTVLSDLTEDRYSRIVVDSLTMFQMFFDDDTERRRYLLKLIDILKENDLTSLLTHEQSALFPRTDIGLENFLTDGNIYLGQTPTRGTRNRFVWVAKMRKQATKSDLFPLEITDAGIEVHPDAADLFGLNNDPMGMGGGGGGAPDDFDF, from the coding sequence ATGCAACAGGTGAAGACCGGGGTCCCCGGCCTCGACGAGGTACTCGACGGTGGGCTGGTGAAGAACGCCGCGGTCCTCGTCAGTGGCAACCCCGGAACGGGGAAGTCCATCCTCTGTCAGCAGTTCGTCTACAACGGCGTCGAGCAGTTCGACGAGGACGGGCTCTACCTCTCGTTCGAGGAGACCCGCGACGACATCCAGGAGGCCGCCGAGTCCGTGGGTCTGGAGCACTGGGGCGAGTACGTCGAGGAGGGCCACATCAAGGTGTACGACAAGCGCGACCTACTCCAGGAGGCCGATTTCTCCTCGACGCTCGATACGGTCCTCTCTGACCTCACCGAGGACCGCTACTCACGCATCGTCGTCGACTCGCTGACGATGTTCCAGATGTTCTTCGACGACGACACCGAGCGCCGGCGCTACCTGTTGAAACTCATCGACATCCTGAAGGAGAACGACCTGACCTCGCTGCTCACCCACGAGCAGTCCGCGCTGTTCCCCCGGACCGACATCGGCCTGGAGAACTTCCTCACGGACGGGAACATCTACCTCGGCCAGACGCCCACCCGCGGGACCCGCAACCGGTTCGTCTGGGTGGCCAAGATGCGCAAGCAGGCGACCAAGTCCGACCTGTTCCCGCTCGAGATCACCGACGCGGGCATCGAGGTCCACCCCGACGCCGCCGACCTGTTCGGGCTGAACAACGACCCGATGGGGATGGGCGGTGGGGGTGGCGGCGCTCCGGACGACTTCGACTTCTGA
- a CDS encoding winged helix-turn-helix domain-containing protein, with product MDPDETLLVLGTQYNSAILGATDEPKSVKQLSNDLDIPIATCYRRVEELTEAGLLELDDRVLSDEHRRTSVYRRRVDEVTVQFTEAGYEVDVAERSQVKNKLDDVWRTMADD from the coding sequence ATGGACCCGGACGAGACCCTCCTGGTCCTCGGGACACAGTACAACTCGGCCATCCTCGGGGCGACCGACGAGCCGAAGTCGGTCAAGCAGCTGTCGAACGACCTCGACATCCCCATCGCCACCTGCTACCGCCGGGTGGAGGAGTTGACCGAGGCCGGGTTGCTGGAACTGGACGACCGCGTGCTGTCGGACGAACACCGGCGGACCAGCGTCTACCGTCGGCGGGTGGACGAGGTCACCGTCCAGTTCACCGAGGCGGGGTACGAGGTGGACGTGGCCGAGCGGAGCCAGGTCAAGAACAAGCTCGACGACGTCTGGCGGACGATGGCCGACGACTGA
- a CDS encoding archaellin/type IV pilin N-terminal domain-containing protein — protein MFENESEENERGQVGIGTLIVFIAMVLVAAIAAGVLVNTAGFLQNTAEQSGEESVEQVTNRVQVVSSYGVVGNSDDVKTVKLTVRSSAGSGDIDMEQATVNYLSDDTVSNLAYAGNAEADIAADGSDFAVVPVRNPGGALPVFTDDGDRANIVINTAALESDVASGKLEAGEEVKLEITTETGDKTVVRFTVPDSLAGKSEDDPVSL, from the coding sequence ATGTTCGAAAACGAATCAGAAGAGAACGAGCGGGGTCAGGTCGGTATCGGGACCCTGATCGTCTTCATCGCCATGGTGCTGGTCGCGGCCATCGCGGCTGGCGTCCTGGTGAACACGGCTGGGTTCCTCCAGAACACGGCGGAACAGTCCGGTGAAGAGAGCGTAGAACAAGTAACTAACCGCGTCCAAGTGGTGAGTTCCTACGGTGTCGTTGGTAACAGCGACGACGTGAAGACGGTCAAACTGACTGTCCGGTCGTCAGCTGGGTCTGGCGACATTGATATGGAACAAGCGACCGTGAATTACCTCTCTGACGACACTGTCAGCAATCTGGCGTACGCCGGGAACGCGGAAGCCGACATCGCGGCAGATGGGAGTGATTTCGCCGTTGTTCCGGTGAGAAACCCCGGCGGTGCACTCCCGGTCTTCACCGATGATGGCGACCGAGCGAACATCGTCATCAATACGGCTGCACTGGAGTCTGACGTCGCCAGTGGAAAGCTGGAAGCGGGCGAAGAGGTCAAATTGGAGATCACGACAGAAACCGGTGACAAGACCGTTGTTCGGTTCACCGTTCCGGATTCGCTCGCAGGCAAGAGCGAAGACGATCCGGTCTCACTATAG
- a CDS encoding FlaD/FlaE family flagellar protein, protein MQIASTATASVLTDPTVATESAVMVWHLLVSLLAQPELALVLPAVGGMFDLGGKGESEGDDVDGDDVEDADTGFAGDGDDGMDGMDDWDDLDDGDDDWAEDAGGTQVGELEDKVNSLETDLSAVSSSMETVKEENRQLAETVEEADETIRKLLDVYEIVTRGINPFVDDAEAMAAADGSFGLFGDQASEEPIDPEIAGADAESFFDDDFDDFDDFGEEADEATEGDEDDEGGGASFDELKAEYDADDGSWEDVVDEEGEEEVVAPESDEDDLDDEAAADLLEAEGDDEDAWGEEPGLEGEDEPESEPEPDAIVDEQVPEPEPEPTPTPLANGNGSQNGHAGRAGNGHARDDRPYLAAVPTGYAAEVVLLDWARHLVDEGDAAGAVDAFRHYERLGWISEPVRRRLATLATELCDAPTTSTVELGPEHHRRSLEYVSRLAGRPVTGGLIRERDGRLTGGP, encoded by the coding sequence ATGCAGATAGCGAGTACCGCGACCGCCTCGGTTCTCACGGACCCGACGGTCGCCACGGAGAGTGCCGTGATGGTCTGGCACCTCCTCGTGAGCCTGCTCGCGCAGCCGGAGCTCGCCCTCGTCCTCCCCGCCGTTGGGGGGATGTTCGACCTCGGGGGGAAGGGCGAGAGCGAGGGCGACGACGTCGACGGGGACGACGTCGAGGACGCCGACACCGGCTTCGCGGGGGACGGGGACGACGGGATGGACGGGATGGACGACTGGGACGACCTCGACGACGGCGATGACGACTGGGCCGAGGACGCCGGTGGCACCCAGGTGGGGGAGTTGGAGGACAAGGTCAACAGCCTCGAGACCGACCTCAGTGCCGTCTCCTCCTCGATGGAGACGGTGAAAGAGGAGAACCGCCAGCTGGCCGAGACGGTCGAGGAGGCCGACGAGACCATCCGGAAACTGCTCGACGTCTACGAGATCGTCACCCGCGGCATCAACCCGTTCGTCGACGACGCCGAGGCGATGGCCGCCGCCGACGGGAGCTTCGGCCTCTTCGGCGACCAGGCGAGTGAGGAGCCCATCGACCCCGAGATCGCCGGCGCCGACGCCGAGTCGTTCTTCGACGACGACTTCGACGACTTCGACGACTTCGGGGAGGAGGCCGACGAAGCGACCGAGGGCGACGAGGACGACGAGGGCGGCGGCGCCTCGTTCGACGAACTGAAAGCCGAGTACGACGCCGACGACGGGAGCTGGGAGGACGTCGTCGACGAGGAGGGAGAGGAGGAAGTCGTGGCCCCCGAATCCGATGAGGATGACCTCGACGACGAGGCGGCCGCGGACCTCCTCGAAGCGGAGGGGGACGACGAGGACGCGTGGGGTGAGGAACCCGGCCTCGAGGGCGAGGACGAACCGGAGTCGGAACCTGAACCCGACGCCATCGTGGACGAGCAGGTGCCCGAACCGGAACCCGAACCCACGCCGACCCCGCTGGCGAACGGGAACGGGAGCCAGAACGGCCACGCGGGGAGGGCCGGGAACGGCCACGCACGCGACGACCGGCCGTACCTCGCGGCAGTCCCGACGGGCTACGCCGCCGAGGTGGTGCTGCTCGACTGGGCACGCCACCTCGTCGACGAGGGCGACGCCGCCGGCGCCGTCGACGCCTTCCGTCACTACGAGCGGCTGGGGTGGATATCCGAGCCGGTCCGGCGTCGGCTCGCGACGCTGGCGACGGAGCTCTGCGACGCGCCGACCACCTCGACGGTCGAACTCGGGCCGGAACACCACCGACGGAGCCTCGAGTACGTCAGCCGACTCGCCGGGCGACCGGTGACCGGCGGTCTCATCCGCGAACGCGACGGGCGCCTCACGGGGGGACCGTAG